One stretch of Glandiceps talaboti chromosome 7, keGlaTala1.1, whole genome shotgun sequence DNA includes these proteins:
- the LOC144438311 gene encoding histamine H3 receptor-like yields the protein MTFTLIEMVVIGMFMSIMLLVTTLGNLLVILAFIADKPLRTVSNCYLLNLAIADLLIGCFCIPVYIPYILTGTWTAGRGLCVLWLTVDYVVGTASTLNIMLISWDRYMLVTRGLAHQGSQTTKKGVIRMMMVWVLATLLYGPAIIFWEYFVGHRLVPNDQCYVEFYSNFPFKLSAAIIEFLTPLISVSYFNLSIYLNIRWRSRGGFLSSGEQKNHCISLCRTNKPSTSLRVAPHCTTTQHSSLSKDKKTAKSLAILVGVFSICWTPYTLLTLILSLCQDCVNLKLYEFSFWLLWLNSTLNPFIYQWCHKRFQYAFLKILCSWRKTRIHPTDPSPNNSH from the coding sequence ATGACGTTTACATTAATTGAAATGGTCGTGATAGGGATGTTCATGTCCATCATGTTATTGGTGACAACGCTGGGAAATCTGCTCGTCATCTTGGCTTTCATCGCGGACAAACCGTTACGAACTGTGAGTAATTGCTATCTGCTGAATTTAGCTATAGCTGATCTGTTGATCGGCTGTTTCTGCATTCCCGTGTATATTCCATACATTTTAACGGGTACGTGGACAGCTGGCCGGGGATTGTGTGTTCTTTGGTTGACAGTTGATTACGTTGTCGGTACAGCATCAACCCTGAATATCATGCTCATTAGCTGGGACCGATATATGCTCGTCACTCGTGGTTTGGCTCACCAGGGTTCGCAAACGACCAAAAAAGGTGTCATTCGTATGATGATGGTCTGGGTGTTAGCAACGCTACTCTACGGCCCTGCAATCATATTCTGGGAGTACTTTGTCGGACATCGCCTGGTACCAAACGACCAATGCTATGTTGAATTTTATAGCAATTTTCCATTCAAACTAAGTGCAGCGATCATAGAATTCCTTACACCGCTCATAAGTGTTTCGTATTTCAATTTAAGCATTTATTTGAACATAAGATGGCGATCAAGAGGTGGATTTTTGTCAAGTGGTGAACAGAAGAATCACTGCATTTCGCTATGCAGAACGAACAAGCCAAGTACAAGTTTAAGAGTTGCCCCTCACTGCACGACGACCCAGCATTCGTCACTCTCAAAGGATAAAAAGACGGCCAAATCGCTAGCAATTTTGGTCGgagtattttcaatttgttggaCACCGTACACGCTTCTGACACTTATTTTGTCACTGTGCCAGGACTGcgtaaatttgaaattgtacGAGTTCTCTTTCTGGTTGCTGTGGTTAAACTCAACCTTGAACCCATTCATTTACCAGTGGTGTCATAAACGTTTCCAATATGCATTTTTGAAAATTCTCTGTTCGTGGCGTAAGACCCGTATTCATCCGACAGATCCGTCACCAAACAACTCGCACTAG